atcttatgtattgaggtgatatcttatatattaatattcaattcttgattgattattgatattgttattttacttttaacttttcgtggcaaattgagaatcttaaatctgaccggaaGGTATTTTAGGGTTTatacctaaacaacaatacttaacatatttgagtgttagtaattgacttgaaatgttaattgtcattaatgcctgagtgtgattctaagttgtttttataaatatgcaagagatcgatatttaggaaacattcttaaggattttatatgcgagggatcaatataaatgaatttctacggatatcaatttcaatcaaataactcaatattaacatgctaatcaaaatacatgagagtgggagagatggaacctaatccctatttttccaattgaagcaactaattctttgtttgttttcttattgatcagtgtcaACACAATCACTTCAAAATCTCTATTGTTATGTAGTTATATTTAGggaatattgtactcgataattcactgatCCTTAtaggatcgatatccgtccttaaggacaattattacttctgataaacgcggtgcacttgccgttaAAAGTCATCAACCATCACATTAGAGCACATGCTAAAGTATGATACAAACCCCTCCACCTTACTCTTCGAGGTGAACTCAGAGGCATATGAGGTGACCTCATTGAGTACCCAAGAGTACTCGGGATTGAAGAAGGAACTTATCCTTCCTCGCTCTCTTAGCCAAGCTTGGCCCAGTGACCTCCCCAACATCTTGGGATGAGACTTTTCTCCTTGGAATTATGACAACCTTGTTCCTCCCTAGTGTAGCGGCAACTGCCACCATGACAATTGCCATTGGCACGGTAGGGATGGCCTCAACCACAATCATTGTGTGAGGAAACATTTCCCCCAAGACATCCCCTTCAACGAGAATGAGTGAGCATGACTTGTTGAGGAACCTTATTTGATGGGAACAACCTCTCTGCTCACAAGAGGGTTATTCTTGGTGGAAGAAATAGGACTATAAGAAGATGAAGCAAGGGAAGTAGACATTGAAACATACCTAAACAAGAAAGGATGAGCAAATGCatgaaaggaagaagaacaaaaGCATTGGAGGAGGAACGAAAACAAATCACATATACCAAAAGAAGCGAAGCAAGCAAAAGAAGACATTGTAATGGCTCATGTTtgatttttgtatgtttttgGAAAAAACGCTTCACTCAAACCCTAAACATTCAAAACATCATGTCGAAAGAGACAAACACAAAAAATGAAGCATCATGTCCACCTAGGACAACTTGTCTCTTTAGGGCAACTTTGAGGAGAAACGTCATAACTCATCATTTGAAATAAAAACTCATAATTAATGTTCATGGGGTTTTGTTCCCCTCGTTAAGACATGtcattattactatttcattaCAATATTTACCTCTTTAATTGCATCATAATAAACTCGGACGATCGAGCTATATAAACTGAGACCATCGAGCTAGGAGGATGGTCACAATGCTTGACTTATGACTAGTGCTAAAAATATGACTCACTTTCACAAGCTTAGCCAAATGATATCACCAAAGTTGAGTTCAAAATAAAAGCCCAATTACCTTAAAATCGATTACCGAGCTTAAAGGACTTGTGTACTACCTAGTACTGAAAAATATTGAGAATATTAATACATTCTTGCGATATTGGGTATTAGCCACCTACAAATTCAAATAACTCAAACACTCTTAAAAACTCACTTCTATTACCATTGAAATCGACTTGATATCCGAcaacaaatatttaattgaatatTTAGTATAGTGCAAATGTCTATAAATATATCTTTAGAAAGTAATAGTAttgttccgacctcaagtcTGTTGGGCAGCATCactagggtcaatcaccgcatccgATGTATTGTCTGTTTTGGAGGTTGATGTTCCGTCACGGTTTTGTTCTGAAAAGCGCTCGAAGGGTGAAGGGAGTATATAAACTCCCCTTGGCCTCGACTCCTGAACGATGTGAGACTATATTGACATACAAAAACAAGTACAATTTCGAATGAAGCAAAATTTGATCTTTAAGATAAAAATTATGAAGAAATATCTGGTCTCAAAAAGTGCAAATTCCTTCATCTGTTATATTTTCTTTTGCAGAATATTTAATgaaagttgtttcaattggactGAAATTTAATCAGAATTTGCAGAAAAATCATACATACAAAGGTATCCTTTTAAGCTATTTTGTGTGTCAAATTTAATCGTTAGtaccatatttaatttttatttaattgaaataataatttaataactttttttttatcaatccGAGTGAGAGTCACCCTAATTAATACGATATTTAAAACAACCACAGtgcattattttttttgtattaaaggTCAGATTTATCGGATCGTGATTTGTGAATACAACATTACGAAAGTGCACATGCAATTTTTTCATAGTCAATGGTAAATATTGTAATAATTGTAACTAGGAAAATTTCCaactttttaagttttaaatattattttataataactcAGATAACGTTAGACTCTCATGACAAATGGTAAGTATTTAATAACCCTTATGTAGatgttatcatttttttttaactttaacatATTTAGAGGTTacattacatatttttttttgaaaagtatATTGGACAATATCTCCCTCACTAAAGTTCTAATTGATCAggtattcatttaaaaaaaatatttcaattttatatacttaattttgtttatggaaaataaatataaaatttaatatcaaCATGGACTCAATCCATTCTTCCAAGACGCAGATGCATAATTTATAGAATGCATATAGGAGTAACGAAGAACCAAGAAATAAGACAAAGTGAAAATGAAACTagtgatagaaaaaaaaaaaacatattgaattttttattattattaaacgttaaaataaaacaataaaatagaCTCGTAATAAATTAATCATTAAGACGATCTAATTTGTGCGAATATACCATACGTTTTGATAAGAACAACGTAGACACATCACAATCTAATaagattaacaaaattaaacaatctAAAAATTAAACTGTGAAAAATTAGATGATTTGAAAGGTAAAATCGTTTACACAAAATAACACACTAGACAATCTATATTAAGTACGAAATAACTTTTAATATGAATATACCTAATTTATTTAAGTGTAGCGTATAAGCTAAGATTTTGAGTTGGGTTTGCAAAAGTTTGActctataaaataattttggacTCGAGTACAAGGTTTAGATTGGAGTACAAGGtgtttataatttgtttattagCCTAATTCAatccaacttttttttaaattttttatcgaGGTTGAATGTATTAGGTtatagattttgatttttttttattaaagttcgtaatttaaaatatcttgttttaattcttttaaataaattatatcatttaaaattttaatatttaaaaaatacacatTTAATTAATGgaataataaagtaaataaataataatgatattttatattaatattagttaATAATGATTTGATAAAGTCAATAGATTGAGTGTAACTGTAATATATACAACTCATTGcttaatcaataaaaaagatTAATTGAACTAAGTTAAAGTTAATCTAATTAAGTTCAGATTTCCTTTTGGGTTGTGTGATTTAATAAACACTCATATTCCAAATGAAcaaataactataatttttaattgaagATGGTATAGTTTTACACAAGAAAATAATGTTTATaaataatcaatataaaatatctcTTCACTTTCCACAAGAAGAaagttataataattatatattaaatactaTAACTTCTCTTTACGTTTTATAAAAGGGTAATTACTGTTTATTTCCATTCCAATAATATTGAGGAAAATTACCAAAACGACATAAGCTGAGTCCGAAAGAAATGCATCTTTGTGGTGTCCATAATTATCTGAAGTACATTGAAGATGAACACTGCAACTGATAgcagaaaagaagaagaaaggaactCGTAACAGAAGCAGCAATAGCAGAAGAAGATAGCATTAGAGCCGAAAATATTcgtaaaaaagaaaagaagaagaagaagaagaacacaaTGTACGGGAAGGTGCTTCTTACATTCATTTTCGTGCTTCTCCTCCTTCTTTCGTACACAATTTTCATAGGCAACCTCGACATTCGATCTTATTTCTTCCCTCACTTCAAGTTATCCGCGGTTGTACCCGCTGCGTGTGCACTTGATCCGTCTCTTCGGGTCTTCATGTACGATCTCCCTCGCCGCTTCAACGTCGGCATGATTGACCGCCGCAACACGTCGGAGACACCTGTCACCGTGGAGGACTGGCCGCGGTGGCCCGAGAACTGGGGGCTGAAGAAGCAGCACAGCGTGGAGTACTGGATGATGGGGTCGCTCATCCACGGCGTCGAGGGCAGAGAAGTGGTTAGGGTTTCGGATCCGGAACTCGCCAACGCCTTCTTCGTGCCGTTCTTCTCTTCTCTCAGTTTCAACACGCACGGCCACACCATGAAGGATCCCGCCACGGAGATTGATCGCCAATTGCAGGTGCTTCGCCTGGTTTTCTTCTCTTCGTAGTTGATTTGTGAATCGCTCCAATGCAATTTGATGGGAGTTAATTTCGTTTTAGCGTAATGCGATTAGTATGGTCACTTGAAGATTCACTGTACAGGTTATTGTCAAACGACATTAGTGCTGAAAATCATAAGAATTTGATGAATGTTACTGTTCAGCACTAGTTTAGGAAGAGTAGTATCCGAATGAAATATTTTCAGTGTCTGAGAATTTTACTTGCAGGAGGAGAATGAGTGTAAATTGGAAAACGTgactatattatttatttatactattCTCCTATGGGCAATGGactatattatttttagaaatgTTGGGTGTTGTACCTGTTTCTGTGCGTCATAGCTAATGTGTTACAAACCTCTGCTTTTGATATTAAACAGTGCTTGTTTCTGGTGTCAGGTTGATTTAATGGAATTGTTAAAGAAATCCAAATACTGGCAGAGGTCTGGAGGTAGAGACCATGTATTTCCTGTCACACACCCCAATGCCTTTAGGTTCCTACGAGATCAGTTGAATGATTCTATTCAGGTTGTTGTGGATTTTGGTCGCTACCCTAGGCACATGTCTAATTTGAACAAAGATGTGGTGTCCCCATATGTGCATGTTGTGGACTCTCTTACAGTAGACGAGCCTCAAGATCCGTATGAGTCTCGCTCCACGCTGCTTTTCTTCCGAGGGAGGACTTACAGGAAGGATGTATGTCTAACTGAGAGTTAGTTGAAGGAGTAATGTATTTCTTAATGG
The genomic region above belongs to Phaseolus vulgaris cultivar G19833 unplaced genomic scaffold, P. vulgaris v2.0 scaffold_884, whole genome shotgun sequence and contains:
- the LOC137817719 gene encoding probable arabinosyltransferase ARAD1 isoform X1; this encodes MYGKVLLTFIFVLLLLLSYTIFIGNLDIRSYFFPHFKLSAVVPAACALDPSLRVFMYDLPRRFNVGMIDRRNTSETPVTVEDWPRWPENWGLKKQHSVEYWMMGSLIHGVEGREVVRVSDPELANAFFVPFFSSLSFNTHGHTMKDPATEIDRQLQVLRLVDLMELLKKSKYWQRSGGRDHVFPVTHPNAFRFLRDQLNDSIQVVVDFGRYPRHMSNLNKDVVSPYVHVVDSLTVDEPQDPYESRSTLLFFRGRTYRKDVCLTES
- the LOC137817719 gene encoding probable arabinosyltransferase ARAD1 isoform X2, giving the protein MYGKVLLTFIFVLLLLLSYTIFIGNLDIRSYFFPHFKLSAVVPAACALDPSLRVFMYDLPRRFNVGMIDRRNTSETPVTVEDWPRWPENWGLKKQHSVEYWMMGSLIHGVEGREVVRVSDPELANAFFVPFFSSLSFNTHGHTMKDPATEIDRQLQVDLMELLKKSKYWQRSGGRDHVFPVTHPNAFRFLRDQLNDSIQVVVDFGRYPRHMSNLNKDVVSPYVHVVDSLTVDEPQDPYESRSTLLFFRGRTYRKDVCLTES